The following are encoded in a window of Pseudomonas sp. St316 genomic DNA:
- a CDS encoding DUF4426 domain-containing protein, whose product MKRLALFLITACLSVGAMAADVIKAERKEVFGDVTVHYNTFNSTFLTPDIAKAAELIRSKQQGVINISVLKDGKPLMAQVSGTVKDLTSQSVPLQFKQVTEQGAIYYIAQYPVPQQETRTFEIKVQTGDKINTINFNQELFPGQ is encoded by the coding sequence ATGAAACGTCTAGCGTTGTTTCTCATCACCGCTTGCCTGAGCGTTGGCGCCATGGCCGCCGATGTCATCAAGGCTGAGCGCAAGGAAGTGTTCGGTGATGTCACCGTGCACTACAACACGTTCAACTCCACCTTCCTGACACCGGACATCGCCAAGGCCGCCGAGCTGATTCGCAGCAAGCAGCAGGGCGTGATCAACATCTCGGTGCTCAAGGATGGCAAGCCCTTGATGGCCCAGGTCAGCGGCACGGTGAAAGACCTCACCAGCCAGAGCGTCCCCCTGCAATTCAAGCAGGTGACCGAGCAAGGCGCGATCTACTACATCGCCCAGTACCCGGTGCCCCAGCAGGAAACCCGCACCTTCGAGATCAAGGTGCAAACCGGCGACAAGATCAACACCATCAACTTCAACCAGGAACTGTTCCCGGGCCAATGA
- the rdgB gene encoding RdgB/HAM1 family non-canonical purine NTP pyrophosphatase, whose amino-acid sequence MINFTQLVLASHNAGKLKELQAMLGGSVQLRSIGEFSQVEPEETGLSFVENAILKARNAARISGLPALADDSGLAVDFLGGAPGIYSARYADGKGDAANNAKLLDALKDVPEAERGAQFVCVLALVRHADDPLPILCEGLWHGRMLTEARGEHGFGYDPLFWVPERNCSSAELGPVEKNQLSHRARAMALLRQRLGLQ is encoded by the coding sequence ATGATCAATTTCACCCAACTTGTACTGGCCAGCCACAACGCCGGCAAACTCAAGGAACTGCAGGCCATGCTCGGCGGGTCTGTGCAGTTGCGCTCGATTGGCGAGTTCAGCCAGGTGGAACCGGAAGAGACCGGCCTGTCGTTCGTCGAGAACGCCATCCTCAAAGCCCGCAATGCCGCACGCATCTCGGGCCTGCCGGCGCTGGCCGACGATTCCGGGCTGGCGGTGGACTTCCTGGGCGGCGCGCCGGGCATTTACTCGGCCCGCTACGCCGACGGCAAAGGTGACGCGGCGAACAACGCCAAGCTGCTCGACGCCCTCAAGGACGTACCTGAGGCCGAGCGTGGCGCGCAGTTCGTGTGCGTGCTAGCCCTGGTGCGCCATGCCGACGATCCGTTGCCGATCCTTTGCGAAGGCTTGTGGCACGGGCGCATGCTCACCGAAGCCCGCGGCGAGCACGGTTTCGGCTATGACCCGTTGTTCTGGGTGCCGGAGCGCAATTGCTCCAGCGCCGAGCTGGGGCCGGTGGAAAAGAACCAACTGAGCCATCGCGCCCGCGCCATGGCCCTGCTGCGTCAACGCCTGGGCCTGCAATGA
- the hemW gene encoding radical SAM family heme chaperone HemW translates to MIDDAPAPLIHGGVQTPRAPLPVLPPLALYIHIPWCVRKCPYCDFNSHTASPQLPEEEYVDALLADLDQDLHAVYGRPLSSIFFGGGTPSLFSAQALGRLLKGVEARIPFAQDIEITLEANPGTFEQEKFVAYRALGINRLSIGIQSFQQAKLEALGRIHNGDEAVRAAGMARQAGFDNFNLDLMHGLPDQSLEDALSDLRQAIALKPTHLSWYQLTLEPNTVFWNQPPTLPEDDTLWDIQEAGQALLAEHGYAQYEVSAYAQPGRAARHNLNYWSFGDFIGIGAGAHGKLSHPDGRIVRTWKTRLPKDYLNPAKRFLAGEKTLANEELPFEFLMNALRLTAGVEARLYPERTGLPLQSLVEGRREAEQSGLLQVEPSRLAATERGQLFLNDLLQTFLS, encoded by the coding sequence ATGATCGATGACGCTCCCGCGCCGCTGATTCATGGCGGTGTACAAACGCCTCGGGCGCCGCTGCCGGTGCTGCCGCCCCTGGCGCTGTACATCCACATCCCGTGGTGCGTGCGCAAATGCCCGTATTGCGACTTCAACTCCCACACCGCCAGCCCGCAGTTGCCGGAAGAGGAGTATGTCGACGCCTTGCTGGCCGACCTCGACCAGGATTTGCACGCGGTTTATGGTCGCCCGTTGAGCTCGATCTTTTTCGGTGGCGGCACCCCGAGCCTGTTCAGTGCCCAAGCCCTGGGGCGATTGCTCAAGGGTGTGGAAGCGCGGATACCGTTCGCCCAGGACATTGAAATCACCCTGGAAGCCAACCCCGGTACCTTCGAGCAAGAAAAATTCGTCGCTTACCGGGCCTTGGGCATCAATCGCCTGTCCATCGGCATCCAGAGTTTCCAGCAAGCCAAGCTCGAAGCCCTGGGCCGGATCCACAACGGCGACGAGGCGGTGCGCGCCGCCGGCATGGCCCGCCAGGCCGGTTTCGACAATTTCAACCTGGACCTGATGCACGGGTTGCCCGACCAGTCCCTGGAAGACGCCTTGAGCGACCTGCGCCAGGCCATCGCCTTGAAGCCGACCCATTTGTCCTGGTACCAGCTGACGCTGGAACCGAACACGGTGTTCTGGAACCAGCCGCCGACATTGCCCGAAGACGACACGCTGTGGGACATCCAGGAGGCCGGGCAAGCCTTGCTGGCCGAACACGGCTACGCCCAATACGAGGTTTCGGCCTACGCCCAACCCGGCCGGGCGGCGCGGCATAACCTCAATTACTGGAGCTTCGGCGACTTCATCGGCATCGGTGCCGGCGCCCACGGCAAGCTCAGCCATCCGGACGGGCGCATCGTGCGCACGTGGAAGACCCGCCTGCCCAAGGACTATCTCAACCCGGCAAAACGCTTCTTGGCTGGCGAGAAAACCCTGGCCAATGAAGAGCTGCCGTTCGAGTTCCTGATGAACGCCCTGCGCCTGACCGCAGGTGTTGAAGCGCGGCTGTACCCGGAGCGCACCGGCCTGCCCCTGCAAAGCCTGGTCGAAGGCCGGCGCGAGGCCGAACAAAGCGGGTTGTTGCAGGTCGAACCGTCACGTCTGGCGGCGACCGAGCGCGGACAGCTGTTTCTCAACGACTTGCTGCAGACATTTCTGAGCTGA
- a CDS encoding DUF3392 domain-containing protein codes for MDLVLDLLATVSRWSRSNLSEISLALVGCLLVLFGADLKGWVEQRLGSIAGALRVPLIALLCMIGSGAALIYATPWVVRGLSQFNNYSLAPVLLVVLVLIGVVADRR; via the coding sequence ATGGATCTGGTACTCGACCTGCTGGCCACCGTGTCCCGCTGGAGCCGCAGCAACCTATCGGAAATCTCCCTGGCATTGGTAGGCTGCCTGCTGGTGCTGTTTGGTGCCGATCTCAAGGGCTGGGTCGAACAACGCCTGGGCAGCATCGCCGGCGCCTTGCGCGTCCCGCTGATCGCCCTGCTGTGCATGATAGGCAGCGGCGCGGCACTGATCTACGCCACGCCGTGGGTCGTCAGGGGCTTGAGCCAGTTCAATAACTACAGCCTGGCGCCGGTTTTGTTGGTGGTGCTGGTGTTGATTGGCGTAGTCGCGGATCGTCGCTGA
- the trmB gene encoding tRNA (guanosine(46)-N7)-methyltransferase TrmB, whose protein sequence is MTESNDTPVLPEEGEERQHRRIKSFVMRAGRMTEGQQRGLEQGAPLFVLPLADAPVDFDQVFGRSAPRSLEIGFGMGHSLLEMAAASPEQDFIGVEVHRPGVGALLNGVLTQGLTNLRVYDCDAIEVLNRCVADNSLDRLMLFFPDPWHKSRHHKRRIVQASFAELVRSKLKVGGVLHMATDWEPYAEYMLEVMNVAPGYRNLAEDGKCVPRPAERPITKFERRGERLGHGVWDLKFEKVA, encoded by the coding sequence ATGACTGAATCGAACGACACGCCGGTCCTGCCGGAAGAAGGCGAAGAGCGCCAGCACCGCCGCATCAAGAGTTTCGTGATGCGCGCCGGGCGTATGACTGAAGGCCAGCAGCGCGGCCTGGAGCAGGGCGCGCCGCTGTTTGTCCTGCCGCTTGCCGATGCACCGGTGGATTTTGACCAGGTCTTCGGCCGCTCGGCCCCGCGCTCGCTGGAAATCGGCTTCGGCATGGGCCATTCGTTGCTGGAAATGGCCGCCGCTTCGCCGGAGCAGGATTTCATCGGGGTGGAAGTCCACCGTCCCGGTGTCGGTGCACTGCTCAACGGCGTGCTGACCCAAGGGCTGACCAACCTGCGGGTCTACGATTGCGACGCCATCGAAGTGCTCAACCGCTGCGTGGCCGACAACAGCCTTGACCGGCTGATGCTGTTCTTCCCGGATCCTTGGCACAAAAGCCGTCACCACAAGCGCCGTATCGTCCAGGCGTCGTTCGCTGAACTGGTGCGCAGCAAGTTGAAGGTCGGCGGTGTACTGCACATGGCCACCGACTGGGAACCCTACGCCGAATACATGCTGGAAGTGATGAACGTCGCCCCGGGCTATCGCAACCTGGCCGAGGACGGCAAATGCGTCCCTCGCCCGGCCGAGCGGCCGATCACCAAGTTCGAGCGCCGTGGCGAACGCCTTGGGCATGGGGTTTGGGATTTGAAGTTCGAGAAGGTGGCGTAG
- a CDS encoding thiazole synthase: MSIVRSDKPFVLAGRTYQSRLLVGTGKYRDMEETRLAIEASGAEIVTVAVRRTNIGQNPGEPNLLDILPPDRYTILPNTAGCFDAIEAVRTCRLARELLDGHNLVKLEVLADQKTLFPNVIETLKAAETLVKEGFDVMVYTSDDPIIARQLAEIGCIAVMPLAGLIGTGLGICNPYNLQIILEEAKIPVLVDAGVGTASDATIAMELGCEAVLMNSAIAHAQQPILMAEAMKHAIVAGRLAYLAGRMPKKLYASASSPLDGLIK, translated from the coding sequence ATGAGCATCGTTCGTAGCGACAAGCCCTTCGTCCTGGCCGGTCGTACCTACCAGTCGCGTTTGCTGGTAGGCACCGGCAAGTACCGCGACATGGAAGAAACCCGCCTGGCCATCGAGGCCTCGGGCGCCGAAATCGTGACCGTCGCTGTGCGCCGGACCAACATCGGCCAGAACCCGGGCGAACCGAACCTGCTGGATATCCTGCCGCCGGACCGCTACACCATCCTGCCGAACACCGCTGGTTGCTTCGATGCTATCGAGGCCGTGCGCACCTGCCGCCTGGCCCGTGAGCTGCTCGATGGCCACAACCTGGTGAAGTTGGAAGTGCTGGCCGACCAGAAAACCCTGTTCCCCAACGTGATCGAAACCCTCAAGGCCGCTGAAACTTTGGTCAAGGAAGGCTTCGACGTGATGGTCTACACCAGCGATGACCCGATCATCGCCCGTCAATTGGCGGAAATCGGCTGCATCGCGGTCATGCCACTGGCCGGGCTGATCGGCACAGGCTTGGGGATCTGCAACCCGTACAACCTGCAGATCATCCTTGAAGAAGCCAAGATCCCGGTGTTGGTGGATGCCGGTGTTGGTACCGCTTCCGACGCCACCATCGCCATGGAACTGGGGTGCGAAGCGGTGCTGATGAACTCGGCCATCGCCCACGCCCAGCAGCCGATCCTGATGGCCGAAGCCATGAAGCACGCCATCGTCGCTGGTCGCCTGGCGTACCTGGCCGGCCGCATGCCGAAAAAACTTTACGCCAGCGCCTCCTCGCCGCTGGATGGTCTGATCAAGTAA
- the thiS gene encoding sulfur carrier protein ThiS gives MRIQLNGEPLDLPDGETVAALLTRLELTGRRVAVELNLDIVPRSQHAETTLNDGDSVEVVHAIGGG, from the coding sequence ATGCGCATTCAGTTGAACGGCGAACCCCTTGATCTGCCCGACGGTGAAACCGTTGCGGCCCTGCTGACCCGTCTGGAACTCACCGGACGCCGCGTCGCGGTGGAGCTCAATCTGGATATCGTCCCGCGCAGCCAGCACGCCGAAACCACGTTGAACGATGGCGACAGCGTTGAAGTGGTCCACGCCATCGGCGGCGGCTAG
- a CDS encoding DUF423 domain-containing protein, producing MLRSFLMLAAFFGFTGVALGAFAAHALKNRLSADYLAIFHTGVTYQLVHTLALLGVALLATHIPGRIVTWAGISFVVGILLFSGSLYLLTLTGVSKLGIITPFGGVAFLIGWLCLGLAAWRLQLAA from the coding sequence ATGCTGCGTAGCTTTCTGATGCTGGCTGCTTTTTTCGGCTTCACCGGCGTGGCACTGGGGGCGTTTGCCGCCCACGCCCTGAAAAACCGTCTGAGCGCCGATTACCTGGCGATTTTCCACACCGGCGTCACCTATCAACTGGTGCACACATTGGCCCTGCTGGGCGTTGCGCTGCTGGCCACGCACATTCCCGGGCGCATCGTCACCTGGGCCGGAATTTCATTTGTGGTTGGCATCCTGTTGTTCTCCGGCAGCCTGTACCTGCTGACCCTCACGGGTGTCAGCAAGCTGGGCATCATCACGCCGTTTGGCGGTGTGGCGTTCCTGATCGGCTGGCTGTGCCTGGGGCTTGCGGCGTGGCGCCTACAACTTGCCGCTTGA
- the mtgA gene encoding monofunctional biosynthetic peptidoglycan transglycosylase — MLRSLFRRFLKALLWFAVGSVVLVLLFRVVPPPFTALMIERKVESWFGGEPIDLQRTWQPWDQISDNLKVAVIAGEDQKFPEHWGFDIGAIQAAFAHNERGGSIRGASTLSQQVSKNLFLWSGRSWLRKGLEAWFTALIEVFWPKQRILEVYLNSVEWDDGVFGAEAAARHHFRVSADGLSRQQASLLAAVLPNPRKWSASRPSPYVLRRASWIRQQMSQLGGDSYLLELNDSRRAPWAQ; from the coding sequence ATGCTGCGTTCATTGTTTCGACGATTCCTTAAAGCCCTGCTCTGGTTCGCCGTTGGCAGCGTTGTGCTCGTGCTGTTGTTTCGAGTGGTGCCGCCGCCGTTCACGGCGCTGATGATCGAGCGCAAGGTTGAATCCTGGTTCGGCGGCGAGCCGATCGACCTGCAACGCACCTGGCAGCCCTGGGACCAGATCTCCGACAACCTCAAGGTGGCGGTGATCGCCGGCGAGGACCAGAAATTCCCTGAACATTGGGGTTTCGACATCGGCGCGATCCAGGCCGCGTTCGCCCACAATGAACGTGGCGGCTCGATTCGCGGCGCCAGTACCCTCAGCCAGCAAGTGTCCAAGAACCTGTTCCTGTGGTCGGGCCGCAGCTGGCTGCGCAAGGGCCTGGAAGCCTGGTTCACCGCGCTGATCGAAGTGTTCTGGCCCAAGCAGCGCATCCTGGAGGTGTACCTCAACAGTGTCGAGTGGGATGACGGTGTGTTCGGGGCTGAAGCCGCAGCGCGCCACCATTTCAGGGTCAGCGCAGACGGCCTGTCCCGGCAACAGGCGAGCCTGCTGGCGGCAGTCCTGCCGAATCCGCGCAAGTGGAGCGCCAGCCGGCCGAGCCCTTACGTACTGCGGCGGGCGAGTTGGATTCGCCAGCAGATGAGCCAGTTGGGCGGCGACAGTTATCTGCTGGAACTCAACGATTCGCGGCGTGCGCCCTGGGCCCAGTAG
- the rpoH gene encoding RNA polymerase sigma factor RpoH codes for MTTSLQPAYALVPGANLEAYVHTVNSIPLLTPEQERELAESLYYEQDLEAARQMVLAHLRFVVHIARSYSGYGLAQADLIQEGNVGLMKAVKRFNPEMGVRLVSFAVHWIKAEIHEFILRNWRIVKVATTKAQRKLFFNLRSQKKRLAWLNNEEVHRVAESLGVEPREVREMESRLTGHDMAFDPAAEADDDSAFQSPANYLEDHRYDPARQLEDADWSDNSNTNLHEALEVLDERSRDILYQRWLAEEKATLHDLAQKYNVSAERIRQLEKSAMNKLKVSIAA; via the coding sequence ATGACCACTTCTTTGCAACCTGCTTATGCTCTGGTCCCGGGTGCGAACCTGGAGGCCTACGTGCACACGGTGAACAGCATTCCATTGCTGACCCCCGAGCAGGAGCGTGAACTGGCCGAGAGTCTCTATTATGAGCAGGATCTTGAGGCGGCTCGGCAGATGGTGCTCGCCCACCTGCGTTTTGTCGTACATATCGCCCGCAGCTATTCCGGCTACGGGCTGGCCCAGGCCGACCTGATCCAGGAAGGCAACGTCGGCCTGATGAAGGCGGTCAAGCGTTTCAACCCGGAAATGGGCGTGCGCCTGGTGTCGTTTGCGGTGCACTGGATCAAGGCGGAAATCCACGAGTTCATCCTGCGCAACTGGCGCATCGTGAAAGTCGCGACCACCAAGGCCCAGCGCAAGCTGTTCTTCAACCTGCGCAGCCAGAAGAAACGCCTGGCCTGGCTGAACAACGAAGAAGTCCATCGTGTTGCCGAAAGCCTGGGTGTAGAGCCTCGGGAAGTGCGCGAGATGGAAAGCCGCCTGACCGGCCATGACATGGCCTTCGACCCGGCCGCCGAAGCGGACGACGACAGCGCTTTCCAATCGCCGGCCAACTACCTGGAAGACCACCGGTACGACCCGGCGCGTCAACTGGAAGACGCCGACTGGAGCGACAACTCCAACACCAACCTGCACGAAGCCCTGGAAGTGCTGGACGAACGCAGCCGTGACATCCTCTACCAGCGCTGGCTGGCCGAGGAAAAAGCCACGCTGCACGACCTGGCGCAGAAGTACAACGTGTCGGCCGAGCGGATTCGTCAGCTTGAGAAGAGCGCGATGAACAAGCTCAAGGTATCGATTGCGGCTTGA
- the ftsX gene encoding permease-like cell division protein FtsX, with product MSATRSPKVAERVAPKASDPQPQKKKRDDDDGPDFSTLLRAWIESHRASLLDSLRRLGKQPIGSFFTCMVMAVALSLPMGLSLLLNNVERLGGSWQRAAQISLYLQMDASPGEGQALREQIKAMPGVADAEYIGREQALEEFQQQSGLGEALKELPENPLPGVVLVTPNEVDKPTLEALRQRLSELPKVQQAQLDLVWVERLAAILKLGDRFVFGLTVLLVSALLLVIGNTIRLHIENRRTEIEVIKLVGGTDSYVRRPFLYMGALYGFGAGILSWGVLAFGLDWLNDAVTGLAGLYGSDFSLAGVPVADGLSLLLGAVLLGYIGAWIAVARHLRELAPK from the coding sequence ATGAGTGCGACTCGCAGCCCGAAAGTGGCCGAACGCGTGGCTCCGAAGGCCTCCGATCCGCAGCCGCAAAAGAAAAAACGCGACGATGACGACGGCCCGGACTTCTCCACGCTGCTGCGCGCCTGGATCGAAAGCCATCGCGCCAGTCTGCTGGACAGCCTGCGGCGCCTGGGCAAGCAACCCATTGGCAGCTTCTTTACTTGCATGGTGATGGCGGTTGCCCTGAGTCTGCCCATGGGCCTGTCATTATTGCTAAATAATGTGGAGCGCCTGGGCGGTTCCTGGCAGCGCGCGGCGCAGATTTCCCTGTACCTGCAGATGGACGCGAGCCCCGGCGAAGGCCAGGCGTTGCGCGAGCAGATCAAGGCCATGCCGGGCGTGGCCGATGCCGAATACATCGGGCGCGAGCAGGCGCTTGAAGAGTTCCAGCAGCAGTCCGGCCTGGGCGAAGCCCTCAAGGAGCTGCCGGAGAACCCGCTGCCGGGCGTGGTGCTGGTGACGCCAAATGAAGTCGACAAGCCGACCCTTGAAGCATTAAGACAAAGACTTTCCGAGTTGCCGAAGGTACAACAGGCGCAACTTGATCTAGTCTGGGTCGAGCGTCTTGCGGCGATCCTCAAGCTCGGCGACCGGTTTGTCTTCGGTCTGACGGTGCTGCTGGTTTCTGCATTACTTTTGGTGATAGGCAATACCATTCGTCTTCATATTGAAAACCGCCGCACCGAGATAGAAGTGATTAAACTCGTCGGCGGTACGGACAGTTATGTACGCAGGCCCTTCCTTTATATGGGCGCGCTGTATGGCTTCGGTGCCGGGATTCTGTCCTGGGGTGTATTGGCGTTCGGCCTGGACTGGCTGAACGATGCGGTAACGGGGCTGGCCGGTTTGTACGGCAGTGATTTCTCGCTGGCTGGCGTGCCAGTCGCCGACGGTCTGTCGCTCTTGCTTGGCGCGGTGCTGTTGGGTTATATCGGTGCATGGATTGCGGTCGCACGCCACTTACGTGAGCTTGCGCCAAAATAA
- the ftsE gene encoding cell division ATP-binding protein FtsE, which produces MIRFEQVGKRYPNGHVGLHELSFRVRRGEFLFVTGHSGAGKSTLLRLLLAMERPSTGKLLLAGQDLSTISNAQIPYLRRQIGVVFQNHQLLFDRTVFNNVALPLQILGLSKAEIIKRVDSALERVALSDKTDLYPGDLSTGQQQRVGIARAIVHRPALLLADEPTGNLDPRLAAEIMGVFEDINRLGTSVLIASHDLALIARMRHRMLTLQRGRLIGDGEAGV; this is translated from the coding sequence ATGATTCGTTTCGAACAGGTCGGTAAACGCTATCCGAACGGTCACGTCGGCTTGCATGAGCTGAGCTTTCGGGTCCGTCGGGGCGAGTTTCTGTTTGTCACCGGCCATTCCGGCGCCGGTAAAAGTACCTTGCTGCGCCTGCTGCTGGCGATGGAGCGGCCCTCCACCGGCAAACTGCTGCTGGCCGGCCAGGACCTGAGCACCATCAGCAATGCCCAGATCCCTTACCTGCGCCGGCAGATCGGCGTGGTATTCCAGAATCACCAGTTGCTGTTCGATCGCACGGTGTTCAACAACGTGGCGTTGCCATTGCAGATCCTTGGCCTGTCCAAGGCCGAGATCATCAAGCGTGTGGACTCGGCCCTGGAGCGTGTGGCCCTGTCGGACAAGACCGACTTGTACCCGGGCGACCTGTCCACCGGCCAGCAACAACGCGTCGGCATCGCCCGCGCTATCGTCCATCGCCCGGCCTTGCTGTTGGCGGACGAACCCACCGGTAACCTCGACCCGCGCCTGGCGGCGGAGATCATGGGCGTATTCGAAGACATCAACCGCCTGGGCACCAGCGTGCTGATTGCCAGTCACGACCTGGCGTTGATCGCGCGCATGCGTCACCGCATGCTCACCTTGCAGCGCGGTCGATTGATCGGTGACGGGGAGGCTGGCGTATGA
- the ftsY gene encoding signal recognition particle-docking protein FtsY encodes MFGSNDDKKTPAAAGEKKGLFGWLRKKSQETAVEQPQPLPEPAAEAVAEETAPIVLPIAEPVLQPVEAETVVEPVVEPPLTPPAEHTPWLTLPVAEEPVALVEETAPHITPPIPAPMQVVEAPVVDAVIEPPAAVVEPVVAQSAPEPTPALLETIAPVEPVRSAEENKVGFFARLKQGLSKTSASIGEGMASLFLGKKVIDDELFEDIETRLLTADVGVEATSVIIQSLTQKVARKQLTDADALYKSLQGELTSLLKPVEKPLVIASQNKPFVILVVGVNGAGKTTTIGKLAKKLQLEGKKVMLAAGDTFRAAAVEQLQVWGERNKIPVIAQHTGADSASVIFDAVQAAKARGIDVLIADTAGRLHTKDNLMEELKKVRRVIGKLDADAPHEVLLVLDAGTGQNAINQAKQFNQTVELTGLALTKLDGTAKGGVIFALAKQFGLPIRYIGVGEGIDDLRTFEAEPFVQALFAEREHS; translated from the coding sequence ATGTTTGGTTCCAACGACGACAAGAAGACCCCAGCTGCGGCTGGCGAGAAAAAAGGCCTGTTCGGATGGCTGCGCAAGAAGTCGCAGGAAACCGCCGTCGAGCAGCCTCAACCGCTACCTGAACCCGCCGCCGAGGCAGTGGCCGAAGAAACCGCGCCCATCGTCCTGCCGATTGCCGAGCCGGTGCTGCAACCGGTCGAGGCTGAGACTGTTGTTGAGCCGGTGGTCGAGCCGCCGCTGACCCCGCCTGCCGAGCATACCCCCTGGCTGACCTTGCCGGTGGCGGAAGAGCCGGTCGCGTTGGTCGAGGAAACGGCGCCCCATATCACCCCGCCGATTCCAGCACCGATGCAGGTTGTCGAGGCGCCAGTCGTCGACGCGGTCATTGAGCCGCCAGCCGCCGTGGTTGAGCCCGTGGTTGCGCAATCCGCCCCCGAGCCGACACCTGCCCTGCTGGAAACCATCGCCCCCGTCGAGCCCGTCCGTAGCGCCGAAGAAAACAAGGTCGGCTTCTTCGCCCGCCTCAAGCAGGGGCTGTCCAAGACCAGCGCCAGCATCGGCGAAGGCATGGCCAGCCTGTTCCTGGGCAAGAAAGTCATCGATGACGAATTGTTCGAAGACATCGAGACCCGCCTGTTGACCGCCGACGTCGGTGTCGAGGCCACCTCGGTGATCATCCAGAGCCTGACCCAGAAGGTCGCGCGTAAACAGCTGACCGACGCCGATGCGCTGTACAAATCCCTGCAAGGCGAGCTGACCAGTCTGCTCAAGCCGGTGGAAAAACCGCTGGTGATCGCCTCGCAGAACAAGCCGTTCGTGATTCTGGTCGTCGGTGTCAACGGTGCTGGCAAGACCACTACCATCGGCAAGTTGGCCAAGAAGCTGCAGCTCGAAGGCAAGAAAGTCATGCTGGCCGCGGGCGACACCTTCCGCGCCGCCGCGGTCGAACAGCTGCAAGTGTGGGGCGAGCGTAACAAGATCCCAGTGATCGCCCAGCACACCGGCGCCGATTCCGCTTCGGTGATCTTCGATGCCGTGCAGGCCGCCAAGGCCCGCGGCATCGATGTGCTGATCGCCGACACGGCCGGTCGCCTGCACACCAAAGACAACCTGATGGAAGAATTGAAGAAGGTGCGCCGGGTGATCGGCAAGCTCGACGCCGACGCACCTCACGAAGTGCTGCTGGTGCTGGACGCCGGTACCGGCCAGAACGCCATCAACCAGGCCAAGCAATTCAACCAGACCGTCGAACTGACCGGGCTGGCGCTGACCAAGCTCGACGGCACCGCCAAGGGCGGGGTGATTTTCGCCCTGGCCAAGCAGTTCGGCCTGCCCATTCGCTATATCGGCGTGGGTGAAGGCATCGACGACTTGCGCACCTTTGAAGCCGAGCCCTTTGTCCAGGCACTGTTTGCCGAGCGGGAGCATTCATGA